The segment AATTAGACAACGAGAGCTGGCAATACGGCACCAACCTCACCTCTCTCAAGGAGCTGGTCGCCTACTGGCACACGCAGTATGATTGGCGTCACCATGAACGTGAGATGAACGCCTTTCAGCAGTATCGGGTCACCATCGACGGCCAACCCATTCACTTCATTCACGAACCCGGCCGCGGTCCCAAGCCCATGCCGTTGATCCTCACACACGGCTGGCCATGGACGTTTTGGGATTTCCACAAAGTGATTCGGCCACTGACCGATCCCGCCACCTTCGGTGGTGATCCTGCGGATGCTTTTGATGTCGTGGTGCCCTCACTGCCCGGCTTTGGCTTTTCGATCCCGTTAACCAAGACCGGGATCGCGATCCGCGAAGTGTCGGATCGCTGGGTGACCCTCATGCGTGAGGTGCTTGGGTATCAGCGCTTTGCTGCACAAGGGGGTGACATTGGGGCGTTGGTCAGCACGGATCTTGGCCATGCCTATGCGCAGTATCTCATAGGAGTTCATCTGAACCTTGCGATCCCGCTGACCATGGAACTGCCACCAGAGTCAGAGTATGCCGAGGATGAGAAGCACAAATTTATCAGCACCCAGAAGTTTTTCGCTGAAGGCCGAGGCTATGCCGCTATTCAGGGAACACGACCGCAAACAGCCGCGTATGGGCTGACCGACTCCCCCGCAGGCTTGTG is part of the Deltaproteobacteria bacterium genome and harbors:
- a CDS encoding epoxide hydrolase; protein product: MNKESFVISVPDTTLTDLRERLARTRWPEELDNESWQYGTNLTSLKELVAYWHTQYDWRHHEREMNAFQQYRVTIDGQPIHFIHEPGRGPKPMPLILTHGWPWTFWDFHKVIRPLTDPATFGGDPADAFDVVVPSLPGFGFSIPLTKTGIAIREVSDRWVTLMREVLGYQRFAAQGGDIGALVSTDLGHAYAQYLIGVHLNLAIPLTMELPPESEYAEDEKHKFISTQKFFAEGRGYAAIQGTRPQTAAYGLTDSPAGLCAWILDKRRAWSDCGGNVELRFSKDDLLTTMTLYWVTGTIGTSFRSYYERRVHPWQPVHQRQPVVEAPTAVAVFPRDVVLLPRRWAERYYNLQRWTVMPQGGHFAPMEEPERLVEDVRTFFRAFR